DNA sequence from the Longimicrobium sp. genome:
CTTCATGGCGACCATGCTCCTGTCACAGGGGGTGCCCATGATTTGCGGAGGCGACGAGATGGGGCGCACGCAGCGCGGCAACAACAACGCGTACTGCCAGGACAACGAGATCTCCTGGATCGACTGGGATCTCACCGCCGCAGACCGCACCATGCTGGAGTTCACGCGCCGAGTGGCGAAGCTGCGGGCCGACCACCCCACCTTCCGCCGCCGCAAGTTCTTTCGGGGGCGCGGGATACGCGGGTCGGACGTCAAGGACGTCACCTGGGTGCGCCCCGACGGCCGCGAGATGACCGACGAGGAGTGGAACGCCGGCTTCGTGCGCTGCTTCGGGATGGTGCTGGGCGGCGAGATGGAGGAGTGGGACGAGCAGGGCCAGCGCATGTCCGACGACACCTTTCTGCTCCTCTTCAACGCGGACGGCGGGGCGATCGACTTCACCCTCCCCGACGTGGGCCCGGCGCGGGGGTGGATGGTGGTGCTGGACACGAACGAGCCGGATCTGGAGGAGGGGACCCGCCACTACCACGACTGCGACACCCTCAAGATGGAGGGGCGCTCGATGGTGGTGCTGTGTGAATCGAACGAAGAGCGAACCGGAGACGACGTGAGCGCAGTGGACGTATCCACGCTCCCCATCGGGGCGAGCGTCGAAGAGAACGGAACGCGGTTTCGCGTGTGGGCGCCGGGCCACGAGACGATGGACGTGGTGCTCTACGGCCCGGATGCCGAGCGCGTCGTGCCGATGGAGGCGGAGGGCGAGGGGTACTGGAGCGCGTTCGTGGAGGGAGTGGGCGCGGGCGCCCGCTACAAGCTGCGCCTGGACGGCGGCGACACCTTTCCCGATCCCGCCAGCCGCGCCCAGCCGGAGGGGGTGCACGGCCCGTCCGAAGTGGTGGACCCGAGCGCCTTCCGCTGGACCGACGCCGGCTGGAAGGGGATGCCGCTGGAGGAGATGGTCATCTACGAGCTGCACGTGGGGACGATCACGGAGGAGGGGACCTTTGACGCGCTGGTCCGCCGCCTGGACGACCTGGTGGAGCTCGGCGTGACGGCCATCGAGCCGATGCCCGTGGCCACCTTCCCCGGCGCGCGCAACTGGGGGTACGACGGCGTGGGGCTCTTTGCGCCCGCGGCGCCGTACGGCGGGCCGGAGGGGCTGCGCCGGCTGGTGGACGCGGCGCACGCGCGCGGCCTGGCCGTGGTGATGGACGTGGTCTACAACCACTTCGGGCCGGAGGGGAACTACCTTCCCGCCTTCACCAGCGGCAAGGTCTTCAACGAAGCGCACCAGACCCCCTGGGGCGCCGCCGTCAACTACGACGGCGAGGGGAGCGCGGCGATGCGCGAGTTCGTCATCCAGAACGCCGTGCACTGGGCCATCGAGTACCACGTGGACGGCCTGCGCCTGGACGCCACGCACGCCATCATGGACGACTCGCCGCGCCACGTCCTGACCGAGCTGGCGGAGCGGGCGCGCGCCTCCGTCCCCGGCCGCCACTTCGTGCTGATCGCCGAGGACGACCGCAACGAGCGCCAGGTGGTGACCCCCACCGCCGAGGGAGGGCTGGGGCTGGACGGCGTGTGGGCCGACGACTTCCACCACCAGGTGCGCGTGAAGACGGCCGGCGACCGCGAGAGCTACTTCGCGGACTTCACCGGGAGCGCCGCGGACCTGGCGGACACGCTGCAGAAGGGTTGGTACTTCGAGGGGCAGCTCGCGGAGCACCGCGGCGAGGAGCGGGGCACCCCGGCCGCGGACCTTCCGCCGCGCGCCTTCGTGCACTGCATCCAGAACCACGACCAGGTGGGGAACCGTCCGCTGGGCGACCGGCTGCACGACGTGGTGGGGCTCCCCGCCTACCGCGCCGCCAGCGCGCTCCTCCTCCTCTCCCCCTACACGCCGATGCTGTGGATGGGGCAGGAGTGGGCCGCGTCATCGCCCTTCCAGTACTTCACGGACCACCCGGAGGAGCTTGGCAAGCTGGTGACGGAGGGGCGCCGCAACGAGTTCAAGTCGTTCTCCGCCTTCAGCGACCCGGCCAACCGCGAGCGCATCCCGGACCCGCAGTCGCCCGCGACGTTCGAGCGCTCGCGCCTGCGCTGGGAAGAGAGCGAGCGCCCGCCGCACGCTGGCATCCTGGCGCTCTACCGCACGCTCCTGCGCCTGCGCCGAGAGCACCCCGCCCTCCGGCGCCGCGCCCGCAAGGACTTCACCGTCGCCGTGTTGGGCGATGACGGTGTGGCCCTGCGCCGCCGCGGCGCCGCGGGCGAGCCGGACCTGATGGTGATCGCCAACTTCGGCGACTCCCTCACCGCCGACCTCGCCGCGCTCGACGAGACGCGGCCTGAGTCTGGTTGGCGGCTGCTGCTGTCCACCGAGGAAGCGCGCTTCGGCGGCGAGGCGGAGGGTTCGCTTGCGACGCTGACACGTGAGGGGCGGCTGGAGATGCGGGGGGCGGGGGCGGTGGTGCTGGAGGGGTAAGGGCCCCCACCCCCAGCGCCGCTCCGCGGCGCATCCCCCTCCCCCAAAACTGCCTGGGAGAGGGGGTGGCTGGGCCGAGATCCGTCCCGTCATCCAGGTCCCGGCGCCGCCCCGTCCTTGTAGGGGCGCGATTCATCGCGCCCGTGCCCGCCCCCGCACCGACGCCCGCCCCTGCGCACAGATCCGGTAGGGGCCGCCCCGCGTGGCTGCCCGTGCCTCGACGGGTGCCGCAGCCCGCTTGCGAGAGCGGATCATCCGACGCGTTTCTGGCACCCGGCTTCACACGCCACCGCCCGCCAACGCGCACAAAACAGCACCCCCCTCCCCCAGGCAGTTTTGGGGGAGGGGGATGCGTCGCGGAGCGACGCTGGGGGTGGGGCCCCCTACCCGCCCTCCGCCCGGGCGCGGCGGGCGCGCTCGTCGGCGAGCTCGGGCTCCAGCACGCGCGTGATGTACTCGCGCGAGCCGCGTGAGTGCTCGCGCTCGAACTCCGCCGCCTCTTCGGCGCGCACGCGCGCGCCGTCCGCCTCGTCGGCGAGCTTCAGCGCGACGTCGCGGGCGGTGTGCGCGGAGTTGGCGGCGGCGAGGGAGGTCTCCAGCGCGCGGCGCGCCGTCATGTCGCGCGTGACCTTGCAGAAGCCGAACAGCTCCCCGCCCGGATCGCGGAGCGCGGTCAGCGTGACGTTGGCCCAAA
Encoded proteins:
- the treZ gene encoding malto-oligosyltrehalose trehalohydrolase, whose protein sequence is FMATMLLSQGVPMICGGDEMGRTQRGNNNAYCQDNEISWIDWDLTAADRTMLEFTRRVAKLRADHPTFRRRKFFRGRGIRGSDVKDVTWVRPDGREMTDEEWNAGFVRCFGMVLGGEMEEWDEQGQRMSDDTFLLLFNADGGAIDFTLPDVGPARGWMVVLDTNEPDLEEGTRHYHDCDTLKMEGRSMVVLCESNEERTGDDVSAVDVSTLPIGASVEENGTRFRVWAPGHETMDVVLYGPDAERVVPMEAEGEGYWSAFVEGVGAGARYKLRLDGGDTFPDPASRAQPEGVHGPSEVVDPSAFRWTDAGWKGMPLEEMVIYELHVGTITEEGTFDALVRRLDDLVELGVTAIEPMPVATFPGARNWGYDGVGLFAPAAPYGGPEGLRRLVDAAHARGLAVVMDVVYNHFGPEGNYLPAFTSGKVFNEAHQTPWGAAVNYDGEGSAAMREFVIQNAVHWAIEYHVDGLRLDATHAIMDDSPRHVLTELAERARASVPGRHFVLIAEDDRNERQVVTPTAEGGLGLDGVWADDFHHQVRVKTAGDRESYFADFTGSAADLADTLQKGWYFEGQLAEHRGEERGTPAADLPPRAFVHCIQNHDQVGNRPLGDRLHDVVGLPAYRAASALLLLSPYTPMLWMGQEWAASSPFQYFTDHPEELGKLVTEGRRNEFKSFSAFSDPANRERIPDPQSPATFERSRLRWEESERPPHAGILALYRTLLRLRREHPALRRRARKDFTVAVLGDDGVALRRRGAAGEPDLMVIANFGDSLTADLAALDETRPESGWRLLLSTEEARFGGEAEGSLATLTREGRLEMRGAGAVVLEG